The following is a genomic window from Phaseolus vulgaris cultivar G19833 chromosome 6, P. vulgaris v2.0, whole genome shotgun sequence.
CTCTGTTGCAGTTCAGGTGTGTGTGCAAGTCATGGATGTCCCTTATTTCTGATCCTTACTTCATGAAAAAGCACCTTCACTTGTCAACTCGAAGCACCCACTTCACCCACCACAGGATCATATTGAGTGACACAACAGCGGAGTTTCACCTTAAATCATGTTCTTTGAGTTCCTTATTCAATAGCCCTTCAACAGTCTGTGATGACCTTAACTATCCCGTGAAAAACAAATTTCGTCATGATGGAATTGTTGGATCTTGTAATGGGTTGTTATGTTTTGCCATAAAGGGTGATTGCGCGCTTCTTTGGAACCCCTCCACAAGGGTCTCCAAGAAATCACCACCTTTGGGTAATAATTGGAGACCAGGGTGTTTCACTGCCTTTGGTCTTGGTTATGATCATGTCACCGAGGATTACAAGGTGGTGGCTGTGTTTTATGATCCTAATGAGATTTATAGTGAGTGTAAAGTGAAGGTGTATAGTATGGCCACCAATTCTTGGAGAAAGATTCAGGATTTCCCTTATGGTTTCTCACCCTACCAGAATTCAGGGAAGTTTGTTAGTGGTACGCTCAATTGGGCTGCCAGTCACACTGTTGGTTCAACTTCTTTGTGGATTATTGTTTCCTTGGATCTGCATAAGGAAACATATAGGGAAGTTCTGCCACCTGATTATGAAAGGGAAGACTGTTCCACCCCTTCTTTGAGTGTTTTGCAAGAATGTCTGTGCATGAACTATGATTACAAGAAAACTCATTTTGTTGTGTGGATGATGAAGGATTATGGGACGAGAGGGTCTTGGTTTAAATTGGTAAGCATTCCTTATTTACCAAATCCTGAAGATTTTTCGTACTCAGGGCCTTATTACATTTCAGAGAACGGTGAAGTGCTGTTGATGTTTGAGTTTGATTTGATCCTCTATGACCCAAGAGATAACTCATTTAAGTACCCTAAGATTGAGAGTGGGAAGGGCTGGTTTGATGCAGAGGTCTATGTTGAAACTCTTGTTTCGCCAATGAAGCATTAAAGTGGATAGGTCACGCAAAGCAAACATAAGGAAGAATAAAATGTGTAAATTATTTTAAGTCCATGTGATCTTATCTTGTTCATGTTTTTGGCATTATATGTGTAATATTTGAGAAGTCAAGCATTGTATAGACTGTATAGATGTTGTTAATACTTGAAGTTAAGTGTTGTTAGTTGTGTCAGTCACCGTGTATCCATCACTGATGGAAAAACCTACTTCACTTATTTGTCAGTAAATGGAAATTGGTATATGctttcttgtttatgttgagaAGCATATATTTAACTACTACTCTTAAATCCTGTGGCATTTCATAAAATAGAATCGAGACTTTTTCTTAAGCTAAAAAGTACAAGTAACAAACTTCTTCGGAGAATAAGATACATTCTGCTGGTTAAGtgtaaaaaacaacaaaaaggaAAACGGTTATATACCAAAAGGTATTCCCTTACCTGTGAAGAAAGGCACAATACTCAACTTGACCATAGGCAAAAAGTATTTAGAGTGGAAAAAAGCATAAAGGCTCAAGAACCGGATTCTCTAGCACACTCTGGAAGCAGATTTGTGGCCTGAAGCCTACTCAAGAATGTTTTTAAGTGAAGTACACCACAAGACGAGTGTCCACTATTGGAGTGGACCTTATCCAGATTTTCTTCAGACATGTCCTGTTTCTTGATTAAGTTATGGTTGTATTGTAGTATATTGGAGAGTTGTCATTGTACCTAGAACAATCTAGTCTATAGTTTTGGTAAAGTTGATTTTGGAGGCCAATAATTTAATAAAGGCAGAGGAAGAGTGAGAGTTTCTTGACAATAGTACCAAAATCCTAAAATCTCAGGGTATCATATAATTTCTTTACCAATAATACCGAAATCCTTAAATCTCAGGGTATCATATAATTTCTCTACTAATAGTGATAACAGACCCAAGACTTTTTCTATTGGATCCTTTTAAAAGAGATGTCAGGTAAAGCTCACTTTCAAGTTCTCATTTTAGTCCTTAAAATTACAAGTGTCGATCGTTTTATTCTTCAGTTTTACAGAATCTTCACTCCTTGagtttacaaaatttaattaatttcaatttgttAACTTTATTTCTATTGTCATTTTATACTAGAATAGACTAATTGGAATGATACTTTGCAGAGTTAAGAACTatagatataattttataaagttaaaaaacACTTAGAGCTTTTAGGAATAAAATTGCAAGTAAGTATACTTGACACAAATCACAGAGATTCCAACTCTCATTCTGAAAACTTGATGGCAGTTTTTCATCAGTAATCATCCTCTTTACCACCACTTCCAATCAATCATGAATCTGTGATGAGCTTGAACCTCCAACCTGATAACTTCATTTGTTCATGCCATTGGCATATACTACAAGGTTGTCTTTCAGTAGAAGAAGTAAATGTACAATTCCTGACAAACACCCTTGACTTGAGATTGCTGTTCCACAAAGGAAAGAGaacttaaaagaaaagaagttaGGGGGAAAAAGTCCATAGTTAAGTAAAAAACAATTTCCATAACTCCTGTAAAACAAAGCATGAAGACTACAAACTTTGCTCCCTAGCACAGCACTGAAGACAGATGCAAGGATTTTAACCCTGATGCAGCCCAAATTCCATTCCCAATATGACATTTTCTtatgaacaaaaaataaattgagaCATTTGTCCCATTAGAAGAGTAATTGAGTGGGTAGAGGGGATTTTCTGCTGTCAACATTATCCACTCTTGGGTTGCTTTGCACTGCATGATTGATTTGGTAGGGTGAGGATATAACAGTTCCTCTCTGGATATCTGTTATCCACTTCacactttttcttctttttcttagttaactattttatattcttattcTTTGAACATAACTTTATATGCCCTCTTTACTTTTTATACTTCACCTGGAATCATTTGGTGATCAAGATTACATACATTTACAAAACGAAAATATAACATAATACCATGAGATtatgaaagaatattttctgttttattcaatctgtcttttatctatagcaatgatacatatatataaccatagcattagaaccgtacagattctttttctaacataagatctgtaattaagactaattatagacccattaatagtgattatattcctataattaacATCTGttgtaattaagactaattatagacccattaatagtgattatattcctataattaagtctaattatagactcattaatagtgattatattcctgtaattaagtctaattaagtctaataatgattttgtccggtaatatcccctcaagttggagcatgtaagtcttgaatgcccaacttgaccaagatggctccaaactttttagcaccgagagctttggtgaaaaggtcagctagttgtgtatgtgtgggcacataggatggaagaaggcgcttgtgaatgatttcatctcgaacaaggtggcagtcaacttcaatgtgtttggtgcgttcgtggaagaccggatttttagcaatgtgaagtgctgcttgactatcacaataaagacgaattgggtcaggatgaggaacatgtagagaagcgagaatgtctttaatccactttaattctcgggtggtcttagccattgatcgatattcagcctcagcagaGGAGGCAGAAACCGTTTGTTGTTTCTGGGTTTTCCAAGAGATTGGGGAAGTGCCGAGTTGAATAAACCATCCGGTGAGAGATTTCCGTGTCAGTGGACAACTTGCCCAATCAGAATCACACCACCCAAAGAGTTGTAAGTTGTTCTCTCAAAGTGTCCAGGATGCCCCTTTAAATATCGAGCTGCTTGCCAATGCTCGGAGCgtggattttgcataaattgagataaagcttggacactgtaggcaaggtcaggtcgagtgaaacacagataaattaacctcccaacaagtctacgataagtagccgggtcagaaagaaaagaaccagtagcggagctcaatttgtgattttcttcacatggtgtagtggcgggcttcgcacccaacaatccgacttcagtaatgatatctaaggcatatttcctctgacaaaggaagattccgttgggggagcgagcaacttcaacccccaggaagtacttgaggcggcctaaatctttcatatgaaagcattgatttaagtagcctttaaaacattggatggcagtaccattattccctgcaatcacaagatcatcaacgtagactagcacaaccaactgtatgtcattattattgaGAGTAAACAGGGAATGATCCTTCAGGGATTGTTGGAAGCCGTAacgagtgagagaagaagatagtttagcaaaccaacacctgggggcctgtcggaggccatatagagacttttgaaggttgcacactgcccctggttgagattcttggaagccaggagggagtttcatataaacctcatcatcaagatcaccatggagaaacgcattgtgaacgtccatctgatgaagctcccaatcttttgcggctgctactgctagagttgtgcgaatggttaccgtctttacgacaggagaaaacgtctcgttgtaatccaaaccctccacttgatgatttccaagaattaccaatcgagccttgaatctttcaattgttccatccgagttgtatttgattttgtagatcCATTTACACCCAAGTGCCTTCTTTCCAGGAGGGAGAGCGGTGAGTTTCCAGGTGTCATTGAGTTCGAGAGCATGAATCTCCTGTGTCATAGCATCACGCCACCGGGGTTCTCGGACCGCTTGAGAAAAGAACAGGGGTTGGGTTTCCTGCTCGGTGTGTAAAGAGGCAAGAAAACTTTGATGATGTTTagaaaaggaatcacaattcacaaaatcatgtATAGGATACGAAACACCTGAGGATTCTGTTGAAGGAGGTGACGGAACAGAGGGGCTTGACGGTATCGTGGTGGCTGCGACAAAATTGCGTAACCGT
Proteins encoded in this region:
- the LOC137832295 gene encoding F-box/kelch-repeat protein At3g23880-like isoform X1; its protein translation is MQILHVAFSIGYLYRFTRKREKLINPMNRASPPPPPSNSVQNQAMSESLPLPFLPNELVVEILSRLPVKSLLQFRCVCKSWMSLISDPYFMKKHLHLSTRSTHFTHHRIILSDTTAEFHLKSCSLSSLFNSPSTVCDDLNYPVKNKFRHDGIVGSCNGLLCFAIKGDCALLWNPSTRVSKKSPPLGNNWRPGCFTAFGLGYDHVTEDYKVVAVFYDPNEIYSECKVKVYSMATNSWRKIQDFPYGFSPYQNSGKFVSGTLNWAASHTVGSTSLWIIVSLDLHKETYREVLPPDYEREDCSTPSLSVLQECLCMNYDYKKTHFVVWMMKDYGTRGSWFKLVSIPYLPNPEDFSYSGPYYISENGEVLLMFEFDLILYDPRDNSFKYPKIESGKGWFDAEVYVETLVSPMKH
- the LOC137832295 gene encoding F-box/kelch-repeat protein At3g23880-like isoform X2; its protein translation is MNRASPPPPPSNSVQNQAMSESLPLPFLPNELVVEILSRLPVKSLLQFRCVCKSWMSLISDPYFMKKHLHLSTRSTHFTHHRIILSDTTAEFHLKSCSLSSLFNSPSTVCDDLNYPVKNKFRHDGIVGSCNGLLCFAIKGDCALLWNPSTRVSKKSPPLGNNWRPGCFTAFGLGYDHVTEDYKVVAVFYDPNEIYSECKVKVYSMATNSWRKIQDFPYGFSPYQNSGKFVSGTLNWAASHTVGSTSLWIIVSLDLHKETYREVLPPDYEREDCSTPSLSVLQECLCMNYDYKKTHFVVWMMKDYGTRGSWFKLVSIPYLPNPEDFSYSGPYYISENGEVLLMFEFDLILYDPRDNSFKYPKIESGKGWFDAEVYVETLVSPMKH